The following are encoded together in the Scomber scombrus chromosome 7, fScoSco1.1, whole genome shotgun sequence genome:
- the nrsn1 gene encoding neurensin-1 produces the protein MTSCSEICGSEYGEQAQASKNYQQYGVRSYLHQFYEECTASIWERDEDFQIQRSPSRWSSLLWKVCLAFGALILFAGLIVIMVGYATPARIEAFGEDDLLFVDSHAVSFNSALDVCKLTGAVLFCVGGTSMAVGLLLSAFAKSYSKEELYLQQKFKERLADLHATVGTPIMRAPTPGEGKVPVTLSKVQSIQPATTKSET, from the exons ATGACTTCTTGCTCAGAGATTTGTGGGTCGGAGTATGGTGAGCAAGCCCAAGCCAGCAAGAACTACCAGCAGTATGGAGTCCGCTCCTACCTACACCAG TTTTATGAGGAGTGCACAGCTTCTATCTGGGAACGTGATGAAGATTTTCAGATTCAGAGATCGCCTAGCAGGTGGAGCTCTTTACTCTGGAAG gtcTGTCTCGCGTTTGGAGCCCTGATCTTGTTTGCAGGCCTCATTGTCATCATGGTGGGTTACGCTACTCCAGCCAGGATCGAAGCATTTGGCGAAGATGATCTACTTTTTGTTGACAG CCATGCTGTCAGTTTCAACAGCGCACTGGATGTTTGTAAGTTGACTGGTGCTGTGCTGTTCTGTGTGGGAGGCACCTCCATGGCCGTGGGTCTCCTGCTGTCTGCCTTTGCCAAAAGCTACTCCAAAGAGGAATTGTATCTGCAGCAGAAGTTTAAGGAGAGGTTGGCAGATCTGCATGCAACAGTTG GTACCCCCATAATGAGAGCACCAACCCCTGGGGAGGGAAAGGTGCCAGTCACACTCTCCAAAGTCCAGAGTATCCAGCCAGCGACCACAAAGTCGGAGACCTGA